From Syntrophaceae bacterium, one genomic window encodes:
- the cbiQ gene encoding cobalt ECF transporter T component CbiQ has translation MSGAGQALGSMRGLEGLGRADASALRVDPRAMIVTTFLFIAVVSSFGKYDLLGLLPLTLYPVSLMALGRVSFRRIGLRLLIVSPFAVMIGIFNPVFDSRIVAELGPFAVSGGWISFASILVKFLLTVSAALILVAVCGFDAVCFGLEKMGVPKIFVSQLLFLNRYIHVAADEAGRMLRAHALRSFRREGLSIRVFGSLAGQLLLRSLDRAQRIYNAMISRGFSGRIRLLRERSLGIGDVLFALLWISFFLFVRLYNIPLWIGTFVLGSSA, from the coding sequence ATGAGCGGCGCCGGTCAGGCCCTCGGTTCCATGAGGGGTCTGGAAGGCCTCGGCAGGGCGGATGCCTCCGCCCTTCGGGTGGATCCCCGCGCCATGATCGTCACGACGTTTCTCTTCATTGCCGTTGTCTCCTCCTTCGGCAAGTATGACCTCCTCGGGCTCCTTCCGCTCACCCTCTATCCCGTGTCCCTTATGGCCCTGGGGCGCGTTTCCTTCCGGCGGATCGGCCTGCGGCTTCTCATCGTCTCCCCCTTCGCCGTCATGATCGGGATCTTCAATCCCGTTTTCGACAGCCGCATCGTTGCAGAGCTCGGTCCTTTCGCCGTTTCGGGAGGGTGGATTTCCTTCGCTTCCATCCTGGTCAAGTTTCTGCTGACGGTGAGCGCCGCGCTCATCCTGGTGGCGGTCTGCGGATTCGACGCCGTGTGTTTCGGACTGGAAAAAATGGGGGTGCCGAAGATCTTCGTCTCCCAGCTCCTGTTCCTGAACCGGTATATCCACGTGGCGGCGGACGAAGCGGGACGCATGCTGCGGGCTCACGCGCTCCGGTCCTTCCGCCGGGAGGGCCTGTCCATCCGGGTTTTCGGCTCCCTGGCGGGACAGCTCCTGCTCCGCTCCCTCGACCGGGCGCAGCGGATCTACAACGCCATGATCTCCAGAGGATTTTCCGGCCGGATCCGCCTTCTGCGGGAGCGATCCCTCGGGATCGGCGACGTCCTCTTCGCGCTTCTCTGGATCTCGTTTTTCCTGTTCGTGCGTCTTTACAACATCCCCCTGTGGATCGGGACGTTCGTTCTCGGGAGCAGCGCATGA
- a CDS encoding ABC transporter ATP-binding protein, whose amino-acid sequence MSHHIVELRDVEFAYPDGTPALRRVSFRIVHGESVGLIGANGAGKSTLLLHLNGCLFPAGGTVQVGDYPLTRKNVDDVRRRVGMVFQDPDDQLFMPRVFDDVAFGPLNLGLPREEVEIRVHDALRQVGADHLADRPPYKISGGEKRAAAIATVLSMSPDILVMDEPSSGLDPLSRRQLIGLLMNFRHTKIIATHDLDLVLDVCERTIVLNGGRVAADGPTAEIFRDEALLKVNHLEKPLRMQPLPDC is encoded by the coding sequence ATGAGCCATCATATCGTCGAATTGAGGGACGTTGAATTTGCGTATCCGGACGGAACACCGGCGCTCCGGAGGGTTTCCTTCCGGATCGTCCACGGCGAGTCCGTCGGGCTGATCGGCGCCAACGGGGCGGGTAAATCGACGCTGCTGCTTCATCTCAACGGATGCCTCTTCCCGGCGGGCGGAACCGTGCAGGTCGGCGATTATCCCCTGACCCGGAAAAACGTGGACGACGTGCGCCGCCGGGTGGGCATGGTCTTCCAGGATCCCGACGACCAGCTGTTCATGCCCCGCGTGTTTGACGACGTGGCCTTCGGCCCCCTGAACCTGGGACTGCCGCGGGAGGAGGTGGAAATCCGCGTCCATGACGCGCTCCGGCAGGTCGGCGCGGACCACCTGGCCGACCGGCCGCCCTACAAGATCTCCGGGGGAGAGAAGCGCGCCGCCGCCATCGCCACGGTGCTGTCCATGTCGCCGGACATCCTGGTCATGGACGAGCCGAGCTCCGGGCTCGATCCCCTTTCCCGGAGGCAGCTCATCGGGCTCCTCATGAACTTCCGGCACACAAAGATCATTGCCACCCACGATCTCGATCTCGTTCTGGACGTCTGCGAACGCACGATCGTCCTCAACGGCGGGCGCGTCGCCGCCGACGGTCCGACCGCGGAGATCTTCCGTGACGAGGCTCTCCTCAAGGTCAACCACCTGGAGAAGCCGCTCCGGATGCAACCGCTGCCGGACTGTTGA
- a CDS encoding MBL fold metallo-hydrolase, which yields MKKKILMVVGILAAIVILVAGYVLGRFLIEVRKMTPVPTGEVVPGVFAIQDDYVNLYLIKGKDGYVMIDGGDKAAAVEEGLRQLGIPKDRISAVFLTHSDSDHSAALKVLGDVPLFVGSEEERIIKGPQYRMYFMRNSLPDRRRLLAGGETVDSGGLIVQVFRTPGHTPGSRCYLVNGRWLFTGDTISLKDGKAGPFVELFNMDTATEIGSIGKIAALKGVEAVFTGHHGFTKDFPGAFADWQK from the coding sequence ATGAAAAAGAAAATCCTGATGGTTGTCGGCATCTTGGCCGCGATTGTCATCCTGGTTGCCGGCTACGTGCTTGGACGGTTCCTGATCGAGGTCCGGAAGATGACGCCGGTGCCCACCGGCGAGGTCGTTCCGGGCGTGTTCGCCATTCAGGACGACTACGTGAACCTTTACCTGATCAAGGGAAAGGACGGCTATGTCATGATTGACGGGGGCGATAAAGCCGCCGCCGTCGAGGAAGGCCTCCGTCAACTCGGCATTCCGAAGGACAGGATCAGCGCCGTCTTTCTGACCCATTCCGACAGCGATCACAGTGCGGCCCTGAAGGTACTCGGAGACGTCCCGCTCTTCGTCGGGTCCGAGGAAGAACGGATCATCAAGGGTCCCCAGTACCGCATGTATTTCATGCGAAACTCGCTGCCGGACCGGCGCAGGCTCCTCGCCGGCGGCGAGACGGTCGACAGCGGCGGCTTGATCGTGCAGGTGTTCCGTACGCCCGGACACACGCCGGGCTCGCGCTGCTATCTCGTCAACGGCCGTTGGCTCTTCACGGGGGACACGATCAGCCTGAAGGACGGCAAGGCGGGTCCCTTCGTGGAGCTGTTCAACATGGATACGGCGACCGAGATCGGCTCCATCGGGAAGATCGCAGCGCTTAAGGGCGTGGAGGCGGTCTTTACGGGGCATCACGGCTTTACAAAGGATTTCCCGGGGGCTTTCGCTGACTGGCAGAAATGA
- a CDS encoding cupin domain-containing protein produces the protein MSGKSCGLIIVLCLLVLGGPISTGWSYDNGVKVRTVLKSTTAGNGQPLEYMRTDRPEVTAAVVEIAPGAQTGWHLHRVPVYAYVLEGTLKVLMGDGTALTFEKGQAILEVQNTAHNGVNIGKEPVRLIVFYTGAVGEPLSEKLER, from the coding sequence ATGAGCGGGAAGTCCTGCGGTCTGATCATCGTTCTGTGCCTGCTGGTCCTTGGCGGGCCCATCTCCACAGGCTGGTCCTACGACAATGGCGTCAAGGTGCGGACCGTCCTGAAATCGACCACCGCCGGCAACGGTCAACCGCTGGAATACATGCGGACGGACCGGCCCGAGGTCACGGCAGCCGTCGTCGAGATCGCTCCCGGAGCGCAGACTGGATGGCATCTCCACCGGGTTCCCGTCTATGCCTATGTGCTGGAGGGAACCCTGAAGGTCCTCATGGGCGACGGAACCGCGCTCACCTTTGAAAAGGGGCAGGCGATCCTGGAGGTCCAAAACACCGCCCACAACGGGGTCAACATCGGGAAAGAGCCGGTCCGGCTCATCGTCTTCTACACGGGGGCCGTGGGGGAGCCCCTGTCGGAGAAGCTGGAGCGTTGA
- a CDS encoding thiolase family protein, whose product MEDVFVVSAVRTPVGRQGGYLREWTAPEMLGAVLDEVARRIDLDPVLVDDVVSGTVYQVGEQGFTLARSGILASKKFPFSVPGISVNRQCGSSLSAIQIAHGMIASGTMDIVIASGCEFMTKYTMFSDLNGTLYTGKPMGNPFGKWYTEKYGRADQIVAAQMIADKWEITREECHDFAIASHQKAHKATVGGYFKKEILPMKGLDKDGNAVVQDTDEPIRPSTNHETLNSLKVLPNTKWITVGISSTITDGASAVVLMSEKRMKELKLTPLARIVANAVIGSEPQIMLTGPIYATPKVLEKAGMKMDDIDIFEINEAFAPIPLAWVKELKADPEKLNVNGGALALGHPVGNSGCRLSVTAIHELRRRQARYALVSLCTGGGMAPATIFERV is encoded by the coding sequence ATGGAAGATGTCTTTGTTGTCAGTGCGGTAAGGACGCCGGTGGGGCGCCAGGGCGGTTATCTGCGGGAGTGGACGGCCCCGGAGATGCTCGGGGCGGTGCTGGACGAGGTGGCCCGCCGGATCGATCTCGATCCGGTCCTGGTGGACGACGTCGTCAGCGGGACGGTCTACCAGGTGGGGGAGCAGGGCTTCACGCTGGCCCGCTCGGGGATCCTGGCCTCGAAGAAGTTCCCCTTCAGCGTCCCCGGCATTTCGGTGAACCGGCAGTGCGGAAGCAGCCTCAGTGCGATCCAGATCGCCCACGGCATGATCGCTTCAGGGACCATGGACATCGTGATCGCCAGCGGGTGCGAGTTCATGACGAAGTACACGATGTTTTCGGACCTGAACGGGACGCTGTACACGGGCAAGCCCATGGGGAACCCCTTCGGGAAATGGTACACGGAGAAGTACGGCCGGGCGGACCAGATCGTAGCGGCCCAGATGATCGCCGACAAATGGGAGATCACCCGGGAGGAGTGCCACGACTTCGCCATCGCGAGCCACCAGAAGGCGCACAAGGCGACCGTCGGCGGGTATTTCAAGAAGGAGATCCTGCCGATGAAGGGCCTGGACAAGGACGGGAATGCGGTCGTCCAGGACACCGACGAGCCCATCCGCCCCTCGACGAATCACGAGACCCTCAATTCCCTGAAGGTCCTGCCGAACACGAAATGGATCACCGTGGGAATCTCGAGCACGATCACCGACGGGGCCTCCGCCGTGGTCCTGATGAGCGAAAAGCGGATGAAGGAGCTGAAGCTGACGCCCCTGGCCCGGATCGTGGCCAACGCCGTGATCGGGTCGGAGCCGCAGATCATGCTGACGGGCCCCATCTACGCGACGCCGAAGGTGCTGGAGAAGGCGGGGATGAAGATGGACGACATCGACATTTTCGAGATCAACGAGGCCTTCGCGCCGATTCCGCTGGCCTGGGTGAAGGAGCTGAAGGCGGATCCGGAGAAGCTCAACGTGAACGGCGGAGCGCTCGCCCTGGGGCATCCGGTGGGGAACTCGGGATGCCGGCTGTCCGTCACGGCGATCCATGAGCTTCGGCGGCGCCAGGCCCGATACGCCCTGGTCTCGCTCTGCACGGGCGGCGGAATGGCTCCGGCGACGATCTTCGAGAGAGTATAA
- a CDS encoding TolC family outer membrane protein has product MKNGMIFRCIRRRGTVRLGPGGAGALVILALIVCSTTAFAEDLLGVYGLALKNDPRFVGARYERDASAEKLSQARAGLLPKLTAEGVYTQTRQNIISSDNTVYGQGSSTFPTTEYSITLVQPLFNMASWASLKRARATVKGADLKLETAKQDLMVRLARSYLSALATRDNLEFISVEEAAVSRYHDLVTGRFSSGLTSRTDFLDAKARLSDVKARKIAAQSNQDDAFQSLREIVGQDIVKLAPIREDLPLVHPDPNNIDTWIDATVKQNPSLEMQRQAVEEAQHEIRRQQAGHYPFLNLEAEYDRTKTEGTLFGGGSEVETAYALVRLSVPIFEGGIVNSRTREARSLHQAAVQEEERQTRAARKETRAAYLGVVSAIDRVKALREAVEAQQMVLEAKREGYRSGLYTVLAVLDAERDLYRARRDYAVARYDYIMNSLRLKKAVGTLNDGDIASINDWFVKER; this is encoded by the coding sequence ATGAAAAACGGCATGATTTTTCGGTGCATTCGCAGGAGAGGGACCGTCCGGCTTGGCCCGGGAGGAGCCGGCGCCCTCGTGATCCTGGCATTGATTGTCTGCTCTACGACCGCTTTTGCCGAAGACCTGCTCGGGGTGTACGGGCTGGCACTCAAGAACGATCCCCGCTTCGTCGGCGCACGCTATGAGCGCGACGCCTCGGCTGAAAAACTGAGCCAGGCCAGGGCGGGGCTCCTGCCGAAGCTGACGGCCGAGGGCGTGTATACCCAGACGAGGCAGAATATCATCAGCAGCGACAACACCGTCTACGGCCAGGGATCATCGACCTTTCCCACGACGGAGTATTCCATTACGCTTGTTCAGCCCCTGTTCAACATGGCTTCCTGGGCCAGCCTGAAGCGTGCCCGGGCAACGGTCAAGGGCGCGGATTTGAAACTGGAAACGGCCAAGCAGGATCTGATGGTCCGTCTGGCCAGGTCCTACCTCAGCGCCCTGGCAACCCGCGACAACCTGGAATTCATCAGTGTCGAAGAGGCAGCGGTAAGCCGTTATCACGACCTGGTCACCGGCAGATTCAGCTCCGGCCTGACGTCGAGGACGGATTTTCTCGATGCCAAGGCACGCCTGTCGGATGTGAAGGCCAGAAAGATCGCAGCCCAGAGCAACCAGGACGATGCATTTCAGTCGCTCCGGGAAATTGTCGGCCAGGACATCGTGAAGTTGGCCCCTATCCGTGAGGACCTGCCGCTGGTGCATCCGGATCCGAACAATATCGATACCTGGATCGATGCCACGGTGAAGCAGAATCCCTCCCTGGAGATGCAGCGCCAGGCCGTGGAAGAGGCGCAGCATGAAATTCGGAGGCAGCAGGCCGGGCATTACCCCTTCCTGAACCTGGAAGCGGAATACGACCGGACCAAGACGGAAGGCACTCTTTTCGGGGGCGGGAGCGAGGTCGAAACGGCCTATGCTCTTGTTCGCCTCAGCGTACCGATCTTCGAGGGCGGCATCGTGAATTCCCGCACCCGGGAGGCCAGGAGCCTCCACCAGGCTGCCGTCCAGGAAGAGGAGCGCCAGACGAGGGCCGCCAGGAAGGAAACGAGGGCGGCCTACCTCGGCGTCGTCAGCGCCATCGATCGGGTGAAGGCCCTCCGGGAGGCCGTGGAGGCGCAGCAAATGGTCCTGGAGGCCAAGAGGGAAGGATACCGGTCCGGTCTCTACACGGTTCTGGCCGTACTGGATGCGGAGCGGGATCTCTACAGGGCGCGCCGGGATTACGCGGTGGCGCGTTACGATTACATCATGAACAGTCTCCGCCTGAAGAAGGCGGTGGGAACCCTGAACGACGGGGATATCGCCTCCATCAACGATTGGTTCGTCAAGGAGCGGTGA